The following is a genomic window from Acidobacteriota bacterium.
AAGCGAGCGGCTGGAGACGCTCGGGCTCACTCATCAATCGGCATTGCACGCGATGAAAGAACGGCTCGCTCCACAGCACTTTGAGGCGCTCCGAACGTTGGGGACAACAATCGAGCCGGTCAAGGGATACTCCCGCTCAGGTACGCAAAAATACGGTGCTGACGCTCCACTCAACCGCTTGCCCGATGCCGTGCCGCCGGAAAGCCTTGAAGGAAGGAAATTTGCGCGCTTAGTCGATCGCATCGTCGCGGGAACTGTCTCCGATGACGACGTCGCGGTGGCACGAGACACCATGATCGACTGGAAGCTGAATCACGATCGCCTGTCGCCTGCGCTGCAGAATTCGCTCCTGTCTGAGGACAGTCTGGTTTCGCAAAACCTCTCTACCGCAGCCACGATTGGGTTGCAAGCCCTTGATATGCTGGGCTCTCGCGCCTCGGTTCCGGCCGGCTGGGCGGATCAGCAGATGGCGCAGCTCGAAGCGATGAAGAAGGGACAGTCGGAACTTCTCCTGGTCGTCGTTACACCGATACAGAAACTCGTGCAGGCGGTAGGGAAATAGCAAAGCGATGTTTCGTCAAAAAGAGCAGCCGCAGCATGGCTACTCCATATTGAAGGGTGTGGAAGAGATGAGCGAACGGCGAGTGCGGCTCAGCACAGGCACCCTCTACGGAGCGTTGCGGCGGCTGTTGGACTATGGATGGATTACGCGGCACAGCGCCGACGACAAAGCGCGCGGCCGCCAGGATTATCGGCTTACCGCTCGAGGTCGCAAAATTCTCCAGCAGGAGATCGCGCGCTTGAAGCAGTTAACCCGGCTTGCCGGCTTACGTGTGATAGCAACGGAGCAGCAAACATGATCGCGCTTTACCGATGCTTACTCAGGCTCTATCCACGTGCGCACCGTTGCAAGTTCGCCAACGAGATGCTCGACGTCTTTGTCGAGGCCCAAGACGAGAACAAACGCAAGGGCATGTGCGAGCGCGCAACTTTTTATCTGCGGGAATTTTTCGGACTTGCCGGCGGGGCCGTGCGCGAGCAGCTCCAAGCCATCGGTTTTAGCGAACCACAGGGCTTAAAGATCGGAGGAATCATGATTCGACAGACCAGATGCCGCTTTCCGCGATCCGCCATCTTCATGATGACAATCGTGTTCGTAATCGTCCTCGGAATGATCGCGAAGATACACGGAGTATCGCACTTCTACGGGAGGATCATCAGCGGTGAGCTGCCTCACAAGGCGTGGCAATGGCCCTCATACTACGGACTGATCTCGGGCATTGCTGTCTGTTTCCTGCTCGCCTGGACCTCCGGCGTTGTAGTGTGGGCCGTCGCCTACGCGATGCGCCGAACCGCAGCCCAACAACTCGGCGACTTCGACGCCTGGCCGCAGGCAAGGCACTGACGCTAGGAGCGAAAAACCTATTCCAAATTGGGCCGCAAGTTTGCGGCGAGTAAGAGCTCGTCTACCTTTTCCGTCAAGCTCGCAATGAAACCTGCCAGACTGCCTGGCTCGGGTTGATACTCGATTTCCTCAACTGGTCTCAACAGCTCTTTCGTCTCGCGCATTCGGGGGAGTGCTCCTCTCGGCCAGAGGCAAACTGAATCGGGTGATCGGATGAAATAAACCAATATCACCAAGTCACCCACCACAGCTTCGAACAGTCCTTAGCTACATCCGCTGGTGCTGCCGCAGCTCATGCATCTGTAGCAGCTTCCGTTGCGAGTCATGATGGAGCCGCAGACGTGGCACGAGGGCGCGTCGCCCAAGTCCACAATCTCGCGCAGTGCATCGGCGGGATGCACGCTGCCGGCTTCCAGCTTCCGGCTGCCGGCTAATCCAGGCTGTGCACCAGCGGGGAACGTGCTGACCGCGCTCTCAGGCGGCGCCGTCAAACTTCCGGCCGACGCGGCTGGATCCACGACTCCATTGCGTTTCAGCATGCCTTCGAACAGATCGCCTTGTTCGGGCTCTACGAAGCGGAAGTGGAGCCAGCGGAAGATGTAGTCAGTAATCGATTTGGCGAAGCCGATCTTGCCGTTGCCGCTCCAGCCGCTGGGTTCGAAGCGGGTGTGCGCGAATTTCTCGCAGAGCACTTTCAGGGGCACGCCGTGTTGCAGAGCCAGCGAGACTGATGTTGCGAAGGCGTCCATGAGTCCGGAGACTGTGGAGCCTTCTTTGGCCATCTTGATGAAGATTTCGCCCGGCTGTCCGTTGGGATAGAGACCTACAGTGATGTAGCCCTCGTGCCCAGCGATGGAGAACTTGTGCGTGAGAGAGGCGCGCTCTTCGGGCAAGCGATGGCGCACGGCTTTCGGTGGCCCATTTTGGTCCTGGACTTCTGGCACGATCTGCTGGCTGGCTACTGGCTGCTGGCCGCTGGCTTTTGTGTCTTTTGCTTTGTTTCCGTCTGACACGTTGAGTGGCTGTGCGCCCTTGGAGCCGTCGCGGTAGATGGCTACGGCCTTCAGGCCCTGGCGCCAGGATTCAATGTACGCCTCGGCAATCTCTTCAATGGTTGCATCGTTCGGCAGATTGACGGTCTTTGAGATCGCGCCGGAGATGAACGGCTGCGTGGCCGCCATCATCTTGATGTGGCCCCTGTAATGGATGGAGCGCGTTCCCTTGGACGGCTTGAAGCTGCAGTCAAAGACGGGCAGGTGCTCGTCCTTAAGACCTGGAGCGCCTTCGATGGTGCCGGTGGCGTCGATGTAGCTGACGATGTTGTTGGCCTGCTCACCGGAGTAGCCGAGTTTGAATAGAGCCGTCGGAACGGTGTTGTTGACGATTTTGATCATGCCGCCGCCGACCAGCTTCTTGTACTTAACGAGTGCCAAATCGGGCTCGATGCCTGTGGTGTCGCAGTCCATCATGAAGCCGATCGTGCCCGTTGGTGCGAGCACTGTGACCTGCGAATTGCGATAACCGTGCTTCTCGCCGTGTGTGAGCGCGTTATCCCAAGCTTCCTTGCTGGCTTCGATCAGCTTGGGCAATTGCTTATCGTTCACCACAGAGGACACAGAAGAACCAATGTTGTTGACGCTTGCTCTGTGCATCCTGATTACGTCCAGGAATGGCTCGCGGTTGACATAGAAGCCGGGGCAGGCTGCGCCGGTGATCTCTGCGGTTTGCGTAAGCGGAGTCGCCGGAGCTAGCTGCGTGCACAGCTCCGCGATCTGGGACGACTGGTAGTACGCCTCGCCGCACATGATGGCCGTTACGCAGGCGGCGTAGTCGCGTCCGGCATCGGAATCGTATGGAAGACCTGCGGCCATCAGCAATCCGCCGAGATTGGCGTAGCCGAGTCCCAGCGGGCGGTAGTCGTGCGAGTTGCGCGCGATTGCTTCGGTCGGATAGCCCGAGCTATCCACCAGGATCTCCTGCGCTGTGATCAGCAAGTCGCAGGCAAACTTGTAGGCTTCGATGTCGAAGCTGTTGTTCGTGTAGAACTTCAGCAGGTTGATGCTGGCGAGATTGCAGGCCGAATCGTCGAGGAACATGTACTCCGAGCAGGGATTCGAAGCATTGATGCGCGCCGTGTTTTTCGACGTGTGCCACTTGTTGATGGTGGTGTCGTACTGCATGCCGGGATCGCCGCAGTAGTACGTTGCTTCTGCGATCTTGCGGAGCAGATCTTTGGCCTTCTTCGACGCGAACGGCTTCTTCTCCTTCACGCTGCGGGTAAAGAAGTTCTCGTCGTTGATAGCCGCGTTCATGAATTCGTCGGTCACCCGCACCGAGTTGTTTGCGTTCTGGAAGAAGATCGACGAATAGGCCGGTGAGTCTGGTGTGCTGCCGTCGTAACCTTCGCGGATCAGCGCCCAGGCTTTAGCCTCTTCCTCCCGCTTGCAATCGATGAACTCTTCGATGTCGGGGTGATCGACATTCAGGATCACCATCTTGGCTGCACGCCGAGTTTTCCCGCCTGATTTGATCACGCCGGCAAAGGCGTCGAATCCGCGCATGAAGCTCAGAGGACCTGACGCTGTGCCTCCGCCGGAGAGCTGCTCGGTCGAAGAGCGCAGAGGAGAAAGATTGGTGCCGGTTCCCGATCCCCACTTGAAGAGCATGCCTTCGGTCTTGGCCAATGTAAGAATGGAGTCGAGTGAGTCTTTCACCGAGTTGATGAAGCAGGCGGAGCACTGCGGATTACGATATCCGGTCACGCCAAACTGCACGCTTCCCAATTCGGGATTCCAGTGCCAGTTCTGCGCGTCGGAGTTGGGCTCGAGACGGTCGCATCCTACGTTGAACCATACCGGCGAATTGAACGCAGCGCGCTGGTCGAGGAGGATGTAGGCGAGCTCGTCATGAAATGTGTCGGCATCCGAGCGAGTGGCAAAGTAGCGGCCATTGACTCCCCAGTCGCGAATGGTCTCGGCCACCCGGCCCACCAGGGCGCGAACTCCGCTTTCGCGTTCGGGGGTTCCCACGGCTCCATGCAGATACTTGCTGGCAACGATGTTGGTTGCGGTCATCGACCAATCTTTAGGAGTCTCTACATTTTTCTGCTCAAAGATCGTCTTGCCCTGTGCGTCGGTAATCGACGCCGTACGCAGCTCCCACTGGAACTGGTCGTAGGGCGATGTACCCGGCTTGGTGAAGTAACGACGGAATTGGAGACCTGGCGCTTTCTTAGTTGCAGGGGTGGAGGCTGCGGGCACCGTCTTCGCGGTTGCTCCGGTTGCCACTTGCGTCTTATGAATACTTTCCGCCATGGGGCTCCTACTCAGGGATTCGCTGTTTTCAGTCTGCGATCGGCACTAGGCTGTCGGCTCTCGGCGTTCGGCCAGTAATCCGTTTTTTGAATTACAGAAAAACCGATTGGCCGAAAGCCGACAGCCACTTCTTGGGGTCACCGCTGGCACCCTGTTAATGGTTTTTCTCATACGGACGCTCACCTCTGACCGTCCAAGGGGTCCGACGCAAATTGGATGATTTTGCGATTTGATGAATCCGAGATTTGCGGTCTTGGGAGACATCGCTTTGAAACTCACCCGATCGCAAAACCATTCCGATGGGGAGGGCTACTGCACCCGCTGCCTCGACTTTCAGGAGTGGGTGGAAACGTAAGTTACACCTGCATATTGGGTCTGTCAATAGTCTAGCCCTATATATTGTAGCCGAAATGCAGAGCAGCTGCTGAACGGTTAACCCCTTGCTGTTCAATGCCCGACAGGACCGAACGGTTGTTTTTGGCGGAATTCGGATTGTTAATAATTTGTGGATAACAGGTGCGGCCCAGCCCGCACCTGTTCGTCGCAGTCACCACTCCAGCGTCGCCCGTTTAACGCCGTTGGAGGCATTCGACTCTAGGGCTGTCCGCTGCCGGAAGCAATGACGCTTATCAGGGCAAAGCTGTGGACTGTTGTGGGTACTTCGGAAAAAAAGGCCGAGGCGAACACCCATTCGGCTTCGCTCAGGGCAAGCTGCGGTGACGCAGGACAGCTATCAGCACTGAGCTGTCAGCGTTCGGCCAGTAAGCTGTCTTGCTCAAACCAAGCGGACAGGCCGAAACCGCTTGCTGACAGCCCGGCAGCCGCCTCTTCGTGACCTTCGTGTTCGCTCCTCGGCCAGTCTTTTCGCTTACACTTGAAAATATGGTTCAAGGCTTTCTGAAGGCGCTCTGCCTTCTTCTACTCTCCTCGGCCGTTTGGGCTGAGGGCACTCAGCTGTGGCAACAATCCAAGTTCGAAGAGTTTGAAAAAGGGACGAGCAATGGCGTCGCGATCTCAAGCGATGGCCGCTTGCAGCTCGCCCCATCGCTGAAATCAATTTACACATCACCTTCCACGTACATTTGGCAGGTTGTGAGCGACGCGCAAGGCAATGCCTATTTAGGAGCGGGATCGCCGGCTCGCGTATATCGCGTGACTCCGGACGGCAAGGCGGCCGTGATCTTCGAAGCCAAAGAGCTTCAGGTGCAGGCGCTCGCCATCGATAGCGACGGCACGATCTACGCAGCTACCTCTCCCGATGGGCGTGTGTACAAGCTCCAGCCCAACTCGCCTGCTCCCGAAAAGAAGAAAGCAAAGAAAGAAGAGGCCACGCCATCCGAATCGACGGTTTCGAAGACCGAGACAGCCGAGGATATGTACAAGTCTTCTGTCTTCTTCGATCCCAAAACGAAATACATCTGGGACATTGAACTTGATCCGGCTGGTCCGATGTACGTTGCTACCGGCGATAATGGGCAGATCTTCAAAGTTGAGAAAAACGGAGAAGGATCGGTCTTCTTCAAGAGCGACGAAGCGCATATCCGTTGCCTGGCTCTGGTGAAGTCAACCTCCGAGCAAGAAGATGGCAAGCGCAATAAAAAGGCTGCGCCCGCATTGAGCACTGTGATTGCCGGGTCGGACGGCAGCGGGCTTGTGTATCGGATTCCGCCGGCGGGCGAGGCTTTCGTTTTGTATAGCGCTCCCAAGAAAGAGATCACCGCGCTCGCCACCGACTCTGCCGGTAACATCTTCGCTGCTGGTGTGGGAGAAAAGCGCGGGGCAGCGACTCCGGTTCCACAGCCTCCACCTCCTATCGGTGCCAGTGTTCCTGCCGTGGCTTCGGCTCCTCCGCCCGCTCTGCCCGGACAGCTAAGCGGAGGTTCCGAGATCTACTTGATCTCCAGCGATGGATCCCCGAGCCGCATCTGGACGTCGAAGGACGATCTTGTGTACGCGCTCACCTTCGGGCCGGATGGACAGCTGCTTGCGGGTACCGGCAATCGCGGCCACATTTATGCCGTGACGCCGAATTCCAGAACGGAAATTTACCGCGATCTGGTGAAGCTCAGTGCCAACCAGATTACGTCGATGGCTCGGGCCAGCAATGGGGCGGTGTATGCAGTGACGGCCAATCTGGGAAAGCTATTTGTGCTCGGCCCTGGACGCGATCAGGCAGGAACGTATGAAAGCGACGTCTTCGATGCCAAGAGCTTCTCGCAGTGGGGACGTCCGCAAGTGCGTGGTGCCGGCGATTTTGATTTCTTTGCCCGCAGTGGGAATGTCGACAATCCCGATCGCAACTGGAGTCCATGGACCAAGATCGATCTCAAAACGGCCGGGCGGCTGTCGATCCCGGCGGCGCGCTTTGTGCAATGGAAAGTGTCGTTACATCCTGGAAATCCGAATACCCAGATCGAAAACGTGGCGATCAATTACCTGCCGAAGAATATTGCTCCCGTAATGGAGGATATCAACGTGCAAGTTGGCGCGCGCATCACCTCTTTGCCTGTGCAGAAACCAACCAGCGAGAGCGTAAACATTCCCTTGGGAAATACGCCGACGGTTGCGGCGCCTGTACGCTTTGACACGCCGCCGTCGGCGGTCAAAGATCGTGACTACATTGCCATGCGCTGGGGCGCACATGACGACAATGACGACGACCTTGTCTACTCCATCTACTACCGAGGCGACAACGAGAGCGATTGGAAGCTGCTGAAGGACAACATCACTGAGAAGTATTACTCGTGGGATTCGAGCCTGCTGCCGGATGGAGGGTATGTAGTGCGCATCGTGGCCTCGGACGCTGCTTCGCACTCGCCAGACGAGGCGCTCAGTGACGAGAAGATTAGTTCACGCTTTGAAGTCGACAGCACGCCTCCTGTGGTTCAATCCCTCCAAGCCAAGGTGGAGGGAAACACCATGCACATCAGCTTCCGCGCCGCTGACAGTTTTTCACCCATTAAACGCGCTGAATACTCAATCGACGCCGGCGAATGGCATTACGTGGAGCCCGTAGGAAAGCTTTCCGACTCACCAACGGAGGAGTACGACTTTTCGGCTGCTCTGTTGCCGCCTGGGGAGTCTCAAGTCATCCTTGCGGACAATGCCAAAAAACCGGGCAAGCGGTCGCGTATGCGTGATGGTGGTGGCGACGATCCAAGCCAAGTCGTCAATTCTGGCGAGCACGTTATAGTCGTGCGCGTTTGGGATCGCTTCGACAATATGTCAGCGGCAAAAACGGTCACGAAGTAAACGTGGGGTTCCGGCCGGTATCAGGCTGAAAAGCGCAGTATTGTTAGGCTAACTTACACTCCATACTTCACGCATCAATTGATGATTTTTGGTCCGCTGCAGGCCGAGGGCATGGGCACGCTTACACCGGCCGAGGGCGGCCGGAACCCATGTAGTCCAAAGCTCCGATATAATCGGCAGTTTCGTCTGCAGGCTGCTCCCACCTGCATAAGCATCAGCATCCTTATTGGAGGGTTCTCCATGCCAAAAACCCAGGTCGACACGATTACCTCGCCTAACGGTCTTAGCCAAGCAATGGAGTTCGAACTCGCGCTCGAATTCACTCGCATCGTGGAAGAGGCGGCGATCGAATCGGCAAAAACGATGGGCATGGGGGACCGTCCTAAGTCGGACCAAGTCGCGACCGAGGCGATGCGCCGCGCGATGGATTCGGTGCCAATGCGTGGCACGATTGTCATCGGCGAAGGTGAACGGGATCAGGCTCCGATGTTGTATATCGGCGAGAAGGTCGGAGCGAAACATCCCGAGAGCACGGCATTTCCGGAAGTGGATATCGCCGTTGATCCATTGGAAGGAACGAATCTGTGCGCTACGGGAGCCGCCAACGCGATTACTGTTCTCGCGGCTTCGGAACGCGGCGGGCTGCTGCACGCACCAGATTGCTACATGGAAAAGCTGGTTGTTGGACCGCCGTGCAAGGATGGAATCGATCTCGACGCTCCGGTGAAGTACAACTTGAAGATGATTGCCAAGAGCCTTGACCGCGATGTGAAAGACCTTGTGGTCATCGTGCTTGATCGTCCCAGGCACGAAAAGCTTATCTCCGAGATCCGCGCGACGGGGGCACGAATAAAGCTAATCGGCGACGGAGATCTTTCGGCGGGAATCGCCGCGGCAGTGATGGGAACCGGTGTCCACGCGGTAATGGGTGTTGGTGGAGCGCCTGAAGGTGTAATAACCGCGGCTGCGATGCGCTGCCTGAACGGCGAGATCTTTGCGCGGCTGGTGGTGGACAAACCGGAGCTGGAAGAGCGAGTGAAGAATATGGGTATCAAGGATTCGAAGAAGGTTTATCTCGCTAAAGACCTGGCGCCGGGCGAGAACATCGTTTTCGCCGCCACCGGCGTGACCGATGGATCGTTGCTCAAAGGCGTGCGCTTCTTTGGGGATGGAATCCGCACTCAGTCACTGGTCATGACGCGCAGTACAGGCAAGGTGCGCTTTATCGATAGCATCCACGTGCATCAGGAGCCGGATTTCAAGGTGCGTTTCTAGAACCTACAGCTGTCAGCTCGCAAGGTTTTCTCGTATCCTGCGGGATGCCATAGTGGCCGAAAGCAGATCGCCGAAAACCGACAGCCAAAACAGAAATGGGAAATACCAACAAGAAATCTCGCTTGGCCGCAGAGGAACTTCTTCGTAACGGCTGTATCGCACTCGACTGGATTGCTAAGTACCTGGAGCGTGCGCCGGAGTTTCCGGTACTCTCGCAAGTGAAGCCCGGCGAAGTGTTCGCGTCTCTTCCGCATCAGGCGCCCTCCGCTCCGGAACCGCTGCCAGCTATCCTGAGAGACCTCGAAAGCAAGATCCTCCCGGGCATCACGCACTGGCAGTCACCAAATTTCTTCGCGTATTTCCCCGGCAACAGCTCGCCGCCTTCATTAGTTGGGGATCTACTTTCGTCAGGCATCGGGGTGCAGGGAATGCTGTGGCTGACGAGTCCGGCCTGCACTGAACTCGAAATGCGCATGCTCGACTGGCTGGTTGAGATGCTCGACTTGCCCAAACATTTTCTGTCGACCAGTTCTGGCGGCGGTGTGATCCAGGATTCTGCTTCCAGCGCGAATCTCTGCGCTGTGCTTGCGGGTCGCGAGCGAGCGACGCACTTCGGGTCAAATGAGAATGGTTGCGATCAGCGACTGAGTGCGTATACGTCGGCTCAGGCACACTCCTCGATGGAGAAAGCCATTAAGGTTGCCGGGATTGGCCGCAAGAACCTGCGCGTAATCGAAGTGGATGAGCAGTTTCGGATGAGACCGGCGGCGCTGGCGCGAGCGATTCAACAAGACACGGCAGCGGGGCGTGTTCCCTGCTTTGTGGGTGCTACCGTCGGCACTACGTCCACAATGTCTATTGATCCTGTGCCAGAGATTGGGACGATTTGCCGCGAGCACAATATCTGGCTGCATGTAGATGCCGCCATGGCAGGAACGGCAGCGCTTTGCGAAGAGTTCAGATCCATCCATAAAGGGCTCGAACTGGCAGACAGCTACTGCTTCGATTGCCACAAGTGGATGTTCACGAACTTCGACTGCACCTGCTTCTACGTCCGCGACCGGAAAGAACTGACTGAAACGCTGACGATCACCCCTGAGTATCTACGCAATACAGCGTCAGCGACCGGCGCCGTCGTGGACTTTCGCGACTGGCACATTCCTCTCGGCCGGCGCTTTCGCGCGCTGAAATTGTGGCTTGTGATCCGCTCTTACGGTGTTGAAGGTCTGCGGGCGATGGTCCGGACTCACATCGAACTCACAAATGAATTCGTCAGCTGGCTTAGAGCCGATTCCCGCTTTGAGATTGTGGCTCCTGTTTCCTTGAATCTGGTTTGCTTCCGCCTGAAAGGTCCGGATTCAGCAAGCGAAGCTCTGATGCAGAGGCTGAATTCGTCAGGCAAGTTGTTTCTGTCCCACACCAAACTCAACGGACGATTTGTGATCCGCATGTGCATTGGTCAAACCTACACTGACGAGGAGCACGTACGTTCCGCCTGGCGGGAGATTCAGCAACATGCCACGGAACCGGCAATGGCTGCCGGATAACAGGCACTTTCTGCATCTTTCTACGCGCCGCCGAAATCCAAACCCTCACTGTAGTATGGACTTGAGCGAGAGAGGCCTGATTGGACCAGGAATGTCTTCCCTTCCGTGATGTGCCCGGCACCTCCCGCCTTTTTCTCGATTTTCTACGCGGTGATCCACAGGCTCGGCCCTTCTATCCCACCTCCACACTCTCCTTAGACGAGCT
Proteins encoded in this region:
- a CDS encoding PadR family transcriptional regulator encodes the protein MFRQKEQPQHGYSILKGVEEMSERRVRLSTGTLYGALRRLLDYGWITRHSADDKARGRQDYRLTARGRKILQQEIARLKQLTRLAGLRVIATEQQT
- a CDS encoding vitamin B12-dependent ribonucleotide reductase, giving the protein MAESIHKTQVATGATAKTVPAASTPATKKAPGLQFRRYFTKPGTSPYDQFQWELRTASITDAQGKTIFEQKNVETPKDWSMTATNIVASKYLHGAVGTPERESGVRALVGRVAETIRDWGVNGRYFATRSDADTFHDELAYILLDQRAAFNSPVWFNVGCDRLEPNSDAQNWHWNPELGSVQFGVTGYRNPQCSACFINSVKDSLDSILTLAKTEGMLFKWGSGTGTNLSPLRSSTEQLSGGGTASGPLSFMRGFDAFAGVIKSGGKTRRAAKMVILNVDHPDIEEFIDCKREEEAKAWALIREGYDGSTPDSPAYSSIFFQNANNSVRVTDEFMNAAINDENFFTRSVKEKKPFASKKAKDLLRKIAEATYYCGDPGMQYDTTINKWHTSKNTARINASNPCSEYMFLDDSACNLASINLLKFYTNNSFDIEAYKFACDLLITAQEILVDSSGYPTEAIARNSHDYRPLGLGYANLGGLLMAAGLPYDSDAGRDYAACVTAIMCGEAYYQSSQIAELCTQLAPATPLTQTAEITGAACPGFYVNREPFLDVIRMHRASVNNIGSSVSSVVNDKQLPKLIEASKEAWDNALTHGEKHGYRNSQVTVLAPTGTIGFMMDCDTTGIEPDLALVKYKKLVGGGMIKIVNNTVPTALFKLGYSGEQANNIVSYIDATGTIEGAPGLKDEHLPVFDCSFKPSKGTRSIHYRGHIKMMAATQPFISGAISKTVNLPNDATIEEIAEAYIESWRQGLKAVAIYRDGSKGAQPLNVSDGNKAKDTKASGQQPVASQQIVPEVQDQNGPPKAVRHRLPEERASLTHKFSIAGHEGYITVGLYPNGQPGEIFIKMAKEGSTVSGLMDAFATSVSLALQHGVPLKVLCEKFAHTRFEPSGWSGNGKIGFAKSITDYIFRWLHFRFVEPEQGDLFEGMLKRNGVVDPAASAGSLTAPPESAVSTFPAGAQPGLAGSRKLEAGSVHPADALREIVDLGDAPSCHVCGSIMTRNGSCYRCMSCGSTSGCS
- the glpX gene encoding class II fructose-bisphosphatase; protein product: MEFELALEFTRIVEEAAIESAKTMGMGDRPKSDQVATEAMRRAMDSVPMRGTIVIGEGERDQAPMLYIGEKVGAKHPESTAFPEVDIAVDPLEGTNLCATGAANAITVLAASERGGLLHAPDCYMEKLVVGPPCKDGIDLDAPVKYNLKMIAKSLDRDVKDLVVIVLDRPRHEKLISEIRATGARIKLIGDGDLSAGIAAAVMGTGVHAVMGVGGAPEGVITAAAMRCLNGEIFARLVVDKPELEERVKNMGIKDSKKVYLAKDLAPGENIVFAATGVTDGSLLKGVRFFGDGIRTQSLVMTRSTGKVRFIDSIHVHQEPDFKVRF
- a CDS encoding aspartate aminotransferase family protein gives rise to the protein MGNTNKKSRLAAEELLRNGCIALDWIAKYLERAPEFPVLSQVKPGEVFASLPHQAPSAPEPLPAILRDLESKILPGITHWQSPNFFAYFPGNSSPPSLVGDLLSSGIGVQGMLWLTSPACTELEMRMLDWLVEMLDLPKHFLSTSSGGGVIQDSASSANLCAVLAGRERATHFGSNENGCDQRLSAYTSAQAHSSMEKAIKVAGIGRKNLRVIEVDEQFRMRPAALARAIQQDTAAGRVPCFVGATVGTTSTMSIDPVPEIGTICREHNIWLHVDAAMAGTAALCEEFRSIHKGLELADSYCFDCHKWMFTNFDCTCFYVRDRKELTETLTITPEYLRNTASATGAVVDFRDWHIPLGRRFRALKLWLVIRSYGVEGLRAMVRTHIELTNEFVSWLRADSRFEIVAPVSLNLVCFRLKGPDSASEALMQRLNSSGKLFLSHTKLNGRFVIRMCIGQTYTDEEHVRSAWREIQQHATEPAMAAG